In the Rhodospirillaceae bacterium genome, one interval contains:
- a CDS encoding transcriptional repressor encodes MSKLSRIEQSCIDKGMKMTEQRRVIARVLSDAEDHPDVEEVYRRSSQMDPKISIATVYRTVRLFEEAEILDRHDFGDGRARYEEASSDHHDHLIDINSSHVIEFQNDEIEALQEKIAREHGFRLVGHRLELYGVPLKPSEK; translated from the coding sequence ATGTCCAAGCTATCGCGCATCGAACAAAGTTGTATAGATAAGGGCATGAAAATGACTGAGCAGCGCCGTGTTATCGCACGGGTGCTGTCAGATGCCGAAGACCATCCGGATGTTGAAGAGGTTTATCGTCGGTCTTCTCAAATGGACCCGAAAATCAGTATCGCGACGGTTTACCGGACTGTGCGGCTTTTTGAAGAAGCGGAAATTCTTGATCGGCATGATTTTGGCGACGGTCGTGCACGATACGAAGAGGCATCGAGCGACCATCATGATCACTTAATTGATATAAATTCGAGCCACGTAATCGAGTTTCAAAATGATGAGATCGAGGCTCTTCAGGAAAAAATTGCGCGCGAACATGGCTTTCGGTTGGTGGGGCACCGGTTGGAGCTTTATGGCGTGCCGTTAAAACCTTCTGAGAAATAA
- a CDS encoding MucR family transcriptional regulator, with protein sequence MSDSISANEILELTTDIVSAHVANNKVPTTELPQLIQDVYQTLLGVSNGAQGQERPRPAVPVKKSVFPDYIVCLEDGKKLKMLKRHLKTAYGMSPEEYRERWGLTPDYPMVAPNYAKHRSNLAKKIGLGTKPRKRGLKN encoded by the coding sequence ATGAGTGATTCAATAAGTGCAAATGAGATTTTAGAACTAACTACTGACATCGTTTCTGCCCATGTTGCAAATAATAAGGTTCCGACGACCGAACTGCCACAGTTGATTCAAGATGTGTATCAAACTCTGCTTGGCGTCAGCAATGGGGCACAAGGCCAAGAACGTCCCCGTCCGGCTGTTCCGGTAAAAAAGTCAGTATTTCCAGACTATATCGTCTGTTTGGAAGACGGAAAAAAGCTGAAAATGCTCAAGCGCCATCTGAAAACGGCCTACGGCATGAGCCCTGAAGAATATCGCGAGCGCTGGGGCCTGACACCTGATTATCCAATGGTGGCTCCAAATTATGCCAAACATCGGAGTAACCTGGCGAAAAAGATTGGTTTGGGGACAAAACCTCGCAAACGTGGTTTAAAAAATTAA
- a CDS encoding sulfurtransferase TusA family protein — translation MKQLVNTSEDIQFDFVIDITKEICPLTFVKTKLLIEKMQPGQIARVRLCGTEPLENVPRSVNEMGHTILSLEPEDPAAPADGIHNLIVQKEES, via the coding sequence ATGAAACAACTTGTGAACACTTCTGAAGACATACAATTTGATTTTGTTATTGATATAACGAAAGAAATATGCCCGTTAACTTTCGTAAAAACCAAATTACTTATTGAAAAAATGCAACCCGGACAGATTGCTCGGGTTCGCCTTTGCGGCACGGAGCCACTTGAGAATGTACCCCGGTCCGTAAATGAAATGGGCCATACAATTTTGTCTCTGGAACCCGAAGACCCGGCCGCCCCGGCAGACGGTATTCATAACCTAATTGTTCAAAAAGAAGAGTCTTAG
- a CDS encoding GNAT family N-acetyltransferase produces MIKILPCLSAHSAVVSTLHGACFDEVWNEVAVNKILSMPGVIGFLGCHENDPCGFIIGRVAADEAEIITLGVIPPWRDKGAASLLLEAFLGEALAQGAGAVYLEVADDNTAARALYTTAEFQEAGRRRNYYRRDNGREDALILRKKI; encoded by the coding sequence TTGATTAAAATTTTGCCATGTTTGTCAGCGCACAGCGCTGTTGTATCCACGCTCCATGGTGCTTGCTTTGATGAGGTTTGGAACGAAGTGGCAGTGAATAAAATTTTGTCCATGCCGGGCGTAATTGGATTTCTGGGATGCCACGAGAATGATCCTTGCGGATTTATAATTGGCCGGGTTGCTGCGGACGAGGCAGAAATTATTACTTTAGGTGTTATTCCACCTTGGCGTGACAAAGGGGCTGCAAGTTTATTACTGGAGGCTTTTCTTGGAGAGGCATTAGCCCAAGGTGCTGGTGCTGTGTATTTGGAGGTTGCTGACGACAATACTGCTGCACGCGCCCTCTATACGACCGCCGAATTCCAAGAGGCTGGCCGCAGACGTAATTATTATCGACGGGACAACGGCCGCGAGGACGCGTTGATTCTAAGGAAGAAAATCTAA
- the tsaB gene encoding tRNA (adenosine(37)-N6)-threonylcarbamoyltransferase complex dimerization subunit type 1 TsaB, producing MDTSTVGCSAALWRDGGIVAGRWAEMARGQSEALVPMVQDVMIEAKHAYKDLDAVAVTVGPGAFTGLRIGLAAARGMALALGVPCLGVTTLETIAHGVDKAARSGRNLLTALDTKRRDIYVQAFDQGLEPIGPAAAVALEAVRDFVPKGSVVIAGDVAERVAGVLEKDFTDFTIAPGPGIPDAAVVAEIVAARWHLGQDAPLPEPLYLRSPDAKLPKDGGRLRV from the coding sequence ATGGATACCTCGACCGTCGGCTGTTCGGCAGCACTTTGGCGCGACGGTGGAATAGTCGCCGGGCGCTGGGCAGAAATGGCACGAGGTCAATCTGAAGCCCTGGTCCCAATGGTCCAAGATGTCATGATTGAGGCGAAGCACGCATATAAGGATTTGGACGCAGTGGCTGTTACGGTTGGGCCGGGGGCCTTCACCGGACTCCGCATTGGATTGGCTGCAGCACGCGGCATGGCTTTGGCCTTAGGCGTGCCCTGTTTGGGCGTAACGACTTTGGAAACCATCGCCCATGGTGTGGACAAGGCGGCGCGATCGGGGCGTAATCTTTTGACGGCTCTCGATACAAAACGCAGAGACATATACGTACAGGCATTTGACCAAGGTCTCGAACCAATTGGCCCGGCGGCAGCGGTTGCCTTAGAGGCGGTGAGAGATTTTGTCCCAAAGGGTTCGGTTGTAATTGCTGGGGACGTGGCAGAACGTGTTGCCGGCGTACTCGAAAAAGATTTCACCGATTTCACGATAGCGCCTGGGCCGGGCATTCCGGATGCAGCTGTTGTCGCGGAAATTGTTGCCGCTCGTTGGCATCTGGGTCAGGACGCCCCTTTACCGGAACCTCTGTACCTGAGATCCCCAGATGCAAAACTGCCCAAAGATGGCGGACGGTTGCGGGTCTGA
- the ddpX gene encoding D-alanyl-D-alanine dipeptidase has protein sequence MTLIEITPASHGVEVSIAYATPENFTAAPVYGRAACYLHPDAEILLREAIDLAARQGFQLKIFDAFRPSEAQWALWNHTPDPEFLADPRRGSPHSRGAAIDLTLIDGSGRELDMGTGFDAFTPLSHHGNQDVSITAQKNRMLLMGLMTTAGWDFYRNEWWHYQMFDSRRFPVLSDSVLPQGMM, from the coding sequence ATGACGCTCATTGAAATTACCCCCGCCAGCCATGGAGTCGAGGTGTCTATCGCCTATGCCACACCTGAAAATTTTACTGCCGCTCCTGTGTACGGGCGGGCTGCTTGTTACTTGCATCCAGATGCCGAGATTTTATTGCGTGAAGCAATTGATCTTGCCGCTCGGCAGGGCTTTCAGTTGAAGATTTTTGATGCCTTCCGCCCGTCAGAAGCACAGTGGGCATTATGGAACCATACCCCAGACCCTGAATTTCTCGCTGATCCACGCCGAGGGTCGCCGCATTCAAGGGGGGCTGCGATTGATCTGACGCTGATCGATGGGTCGGGGCGAGAGCTTGACATGGGTACTGGGTTCGACGCGTTCACGCCTCTTTCCCATCACGGCAATCAAGATGTATCCATCACGGCACAGAAAAATCGAATGCTTCTGATGGGGCTTATGACCACAGCCGGGTGGGATTTTTATCGGAACGAATGGTGGCATTATCAAATGTTCGATAGCCGCCGTTTTCCGGTGCTGAGCGATAGCGTATTACCTCAAGGCATGATGTGA
- a CDS encoding polysaccharide deacetylase family protein has translation MKRKTIRSTIGTVLTKAVSVLLGAGALVLVPEIPVAVAGDSAVIFMYHRFGEEKFPSTNIKLSQFEAHLAELKAGPYTVLPVPEIVARLKEKRALPDRTVGLTIDDAYRSFYKKAWPRLKKAGFPVTLFVSTNAADRKQGGYMTWDQIREVATAGVTIGHHTVHHSHLPRKDMNSNMWEIRNARARFEKELGRAPSLFAYPYGESSQALEKLAQSSGFAAAFGQHSGVAHTTSNFFYLPRFALSEKYGSLDRFKLGANALALPVTDITPADSLIGTTNPPAMGFTVLPNYPGPKHLACYISRIGKVKLERLGDIRIEIRSGKPFPRGRTRLNCTARGKGNRWYWLGRQFFVK, from the coding sequence ATGAAACGAAAAACGATTCGATCAACAATCGGGACGGTCCTAACTAAAGCGGTTTCAGTGCTGTTAGGTGCCGGGGCGCTCGTTCTCGTTCCTGAAATTCCCGTTGCCGTGGCCGGTGATTCTGCTGTCATTTTCATGTATCACCGTTTCGGGGAAGAAAAATTTCCCTCAACAAACATCAAACTTTCTCAGTTTGAAGCACATCTGGCCGAGCTTAAGGCTGGTCCTTACACGGTGCTGCCGGTTCCAGAGATCGTTGCTCGGCTTAAAGAAAAGCGGGCGCTGCCGGACCGAACTGTTGGCCTTACCATTGATGATGCGTATCGGTCGTTCTACAAAAAAGCATGGCCGCGTTTAAAAAAGGCTGGCTTTCCGGTCACGCTTTTTGTTTCCACCAATGCCGCCGACCGCAAGCAAGGCGGATATATGACATGGGACCAAATTCGCGAGGTTGCGACCGCAGGCGTCACCATTGGTCATCATACGGTCCATCATTCGCACCTCCCGCGCAAAGATATGAATTCTAATATGTGGGAAATTCGCAATGCTCGGGCACGCTTCGAGAAAGAACTGGGTCGGGCCCCATCGCTTTTTGCGTATCCCTATGGTGAAAGCAGTCAAGCGCTGGAGAAGTTGGCTCAATCATCCGGCTTTGCCGCCGCCTTTGGGCAGCACTCCGGTGTCGCCCATACAACATCAAATTTCTTCTATCTGCCGCGTTTTGCGCTGAGTGAAAAATACGGCAGCCTTGATCGGTTCAAGCTCGGGGCGAACGCCTTAGCCCTGCCTGTCACCGATATAACACCTGCTGATTCGTTAATTGGAACGACGAATCCGCCCGCCATGGGATTTACCGTCCTCCCCAACTATCCGGGACCAAAACATTTGGCCTGTTATATTTCAAGGATCGGTAAAGTGAAGCTAGAGCGCTTGGGTGATATCCGAATTGAGATCCGGTCCGGCAAGCCATTCCCAAGAGGACGCACGCGGCTTAACTGTACAGCGCGCGGCAAAGGCAATCGTTGGTATTGGCTGGGACGACAGTTCTTTGTGAAATAG
- the trpS gene encoding tryptophan--tRNA ligase, translating to MKRIFSGVQPTGNLHLGNYLGAIRNWVRLQDEFECLFCLVDLHAITVWQDPAELRANTREVAAGLLASGLDPKRNIIFNQSQVSGHAELAWILNCIARMGWLNRMTQFKEKAGKNRENASIGLFAYPNLMAADILLYKATHVPVGDDQKQHLELTRDIAQKFNADFGVDLFPEVEPLILGEATRVMSLRDGSNKMSKSDPSDNSRINMIDEPDTIARKIRKAKTDPHPLPDSPDGLEGRPEAANLMGIYAALDDCSVEDVCQRFGGGQFSTFKQDLADLAVAHFTPIQEEMRRIMADPAYVDGILRQGIDRANDISSPILREIQEVVGFLHP from the coding sequence ATGAAGCGTATTTTTTCTGGTGTGCAGCCGACAGGTAATCTCCATTTGGGGAATTATCTTGGTGCGATCCGCAATTGGGTTCGACTGCAAGACGAATTTGAGTGTCTTTTTTGTCTGGTGGATTTGCACGCGATAACCGTGTGGCAGGACCCCGCTGAACTCCGCGCGAATACACGGGAAGTCGCGGCCGGGCTTTTAGCGTCAGGCTTGGACCCAAAACGCAATATTATTTTTAATCAAAGCCAAGTGTCCGGCCATGCGGAACTGGCGTGGATATTGAACTGTATTGCGCGCATGGGTTGGCTGAACCGCATGACTCAGTTTAAGGAAAAAGCTGGGAAAAATCGCGAAAACGCCTCCATCGGGTTGTTCGCCTATCCCAATTTGATGGCGGCAGATATCCTGCTTTATAAGGCAACCCACGTTCCGGTCGGTGACGATCAAAAGCAGCATCTGGAATTAACCCGCGACATCGCACAGAAGTTTAACGCCGATTTTGGAGTTGATCTGTTTCCAGAAGTAGAGCCGCTGATTTTAGGCGAAGCGACCCGAGTGATGTCTTTGCGGGACGGCTCCAATAAAATGAGCAAATCTGATCCGTCAGATAATTCCCGAATTAACATGATTGATGAGCCGGATACGATCGCGCGGAAAATTCGGAAAGCAAAGACCGACCCTCATCCTTTGCCAGATAGTCCAGACGGGCTAGAGGGCCGACCCGAAGCTGCAAACCTCATGGGCATATATGCGGCGTTGGATGATTGTTCGGTTGAGGATGTTTGCCAGCGTTTTGGCGGCGGGCAATTCTCGACCTTCAAGCAGGATCTCGCGGATTTGGCAGTTGCGCACTTCACGCCAATTCAAGAAGAAATGCGACGGATCATGGCAGACCCGGCGTATGTCGACGGAATTTTGCGTCAGGGGATCGACCGCGCCAATGATATCTCCTCACCAATCCTGCGTGAGATTCAAGAAGTGGTCGGGTTCTTGCATCCCTAA
- the murJ gene encoding murein biosynthesis integral membrane protein MurJ, with product MGLLRAIATVGGFTLISRILGFVRDILIAAILGAGVLADVFFVAFKFPNLFRRLFAEGAFNAAFVPIFTGLNESEGRDSAKLFAEEALSGLFWVLLLFIALIEIAMPLAMLAFAPGFTADSEKFDLAVLLTRITFPYLLFVSLVSLMGGVLNSLDRFAAAAATPILLNICLIGAILLLAPLVETAAHALAWGVAAAGVVQFIWLYTACSRIGMTFKFRRPRLTPRVRELLVKMLPLALGAGLYQVNLLIDTIIASLLPSGSISYLFFADRVNQLPLGVIGLAVGTALLPLLSRQVRNGAEAEALHSQNRALEFSLLLTLPAAAALMVISLPVISVLFERGEFGGAQSQATAAALAVYAAGLPAYVAVKALAPGFFARGDTATPIKVGAICMLVNLALNLALMKPLLHVGIAAATAISAWLNVIILSIILKNRGHLQPDVRLKSRLPRAILASIGMGVVLWAVLPLLQPFLNGGLMEKVTALALLVIGGATVFGGLAQLLGAASYQDIKSLRRADNLPSP from the coding sequence ATGGGTCTTTTGCGCGCCATTGCCACGGTGGGCGGCTTCACCTTGATCAGCCGCATTCTGGGGTTTGTCCGTGATATTCTGATTGCCGCTATACTCGGTGCCGGAGTGTTGGCGGACGTATTTTTTGTCGCCTTTAAATTTCCAAATTTATTCCGCAGGCTTTTTGCCGAAGGCGCTTTCAACGCGGCGTTCGTGCCCATTTTTACTGGATTGAATGAATCTGAAGGTAGGGACTCGGCTAAGCTATTTGCAGAAGAAGCGCTCAGCGGACTTTTTTGGGTGTTGCTGTTATTTATTGCTTTAATAGAAATCGCCATGCCGTTGGCTATGCTGGCTTTTGCACCGGGGTTCACGGCTGATTCTGAGAAATTTGACCTCGCCGTGTTGCTCACGCGAATTACATTTCCCTATTTGCTGTTTGTGTCGTTGGTGTCGTTGATGGGCGGCGTGCTCAATTCCTTGGATCGTTTTGCGGCCGCAGCGGCGACCCCCATTTTGCTGAACATTTGTTTGATCGGGGCCATTCTTTTGTTGGCACCCTTGGTTGAGACGGCTGCACATGCCCTGGCTTGGGGCGTTGCAGCAGCGGGGGTCGTGCAGTTTATCTGGCTCTATACGGCGTGTTCTCGGATTGGTATGACGTTTAAATTCCGGCGCCCGCGCCTCACGCCCCGGGTCAGGGAGTTATTGGTTAAGATGTTGCCGTTGGCCCTTGGCGCGGGCCTGTATCAAGTAAATTTGTTGATCGATACGATCATCGCATCATTGCTGCCGTCCGGATCAATTTCTTACCTTTTCTTTGCAGATCGGGTGAACCAGCTGCCGTTGGGTGTGATTGGGTTGGCGGTGGGCACGGCACTATTGCCGTTGCTATCCCGCCAAGTTCGTAATGGCGCAGAAGCAGAAGCCTTGCACAGTCAGAACCGGGCGTTGGAATTTTCCCTGCTCCTGACTCTGCCTGCAGCAGCAGCCCTGATGGTGATTTCACTGCCGGTCATTTCTGTTCTGTTTGAAAGAGGGGAATTTGGGGGCGCGCAATCACAGGCGACGGCGGCGGCGTTGGCAGTTTATGCCGCTGGATTGCCTGCGTATGTTGCCGTTAAAGCGCTGGCTCCCGGCTTCTTTGCACGTGGTGACACGGCAACGCCCATCAAGGTTGGGGCGATCTGCATGTTGGTCAACTTGGCGCTCAACCTGGCATTAATGAAACCATTGCTGCATGTCGGAATCGCGGCCGCAACAGCCATATCGGCTTGGCTGAATGTGATTATATTATCGATCATTCTTAAAAACCGGGGACACCTGCAACCCGACGTCCGCCTTAAAAGCCGATTGCCCCGTGCAATTCTAGCAAGCATCGGCATGGGAGTTGTCTTGTGGGCAGTGCTGCCTTTGCTGCAACCGTTCTTGAATGGCGGATTAATGGAGAAGGTCACGGCGCTGGCGCTCTTAGTCATTGGCGGTGCCACAGTCTTCGGTGGTCTTGCGCAATTACTAGGTGCTGCGTCTTATCAGGATATCAAAAGCCTTAGAAGAGCGGATAATTTGCCCTCCCCTTGA
- the cheB gene encoding chemotaxis-specific protein-glutamate methyltransferase CheB produces the protein MALPSTPPTSRSSRSSLGSSVGGHSTNIIVAGKSEVVCKPILESLKTMAGAEVVAQPVTGSLVPGRLRQGHVDVVVMDIGMPEIDGLRAIPNMLKVDPDLKIIMVATLTFRNVKIIMDGLVAGAVEIVTLPVSRHKKSIDSKFRLELTSKIKALARVRRRRSDAKRTIVAPVKPKIQLREPSSKRPEIIAIGSSTGGPRVLVSLFEQLPPVIPQPILITQHMPASFMTQMAGHITKAGKWVCELAKDGEELKSGRVYLAPGDVHMTVAGNSIRKRIRLTDDPPVNYCRPAVDPMFTSLAKVYGPRVLGIIFTGMGRDGLAGSRKIVEAGGTVIAQDEESSIVWGMPAAVAEAGICSKVDTPEALLTFILNFARKNDG, from the coding sequence ATGGCTCTTCCAAGTACTCCACCGACGTCCCGTTCCAGCAGAAGTTCCTTGGGCAGTTCTGTGGGGGGGCACAGCACAAATATTATTGTCGCAGGCAAGTCCGAGGTTGTTTGTAAACCGATTTTAGAATCTCTCAAAACGATGGCTGGCGCTGAGGTCGTCGCCCAGCCGGTAACAGGTAGTTTGGTTCCGGGTCGCTTGAGACAAGGACATGTTGACGTGGTGGTGATGGATATCGGCATGCCGGAAATAGATGGCCTTAGAGCAATTCCAAATATGTTGAAAGTTGACCCAGACCTCAAGATCATCATGGTGGCGACTCTAACGTTTCGAAACGTAAAGATTATTATGGATGGACTCGTGGCGGGGGCCGTTGAAATCGTTACGTTGCCGGTGAGCCGCCATAAAAAAAGCATCGATTCTAAATTTAGGTTAGAACTGACATCGAAAATTAAGGCGCTTGCTCGGGTGCGCCGTCGCCGGTCGGATGCCAAGCGAACTATTGTAGCCCCGGTAAAACCTAAAATTCAGCTGCGTGAACCATCGTCCAAACGCCCCGAGATTATTGCCATAGGTTCTTCGACCGGGGGCCCGCGGGTCTTGGTCTCGTTGTTTGAGCAGTTGCCTCCGGTAATTCCTCAGCCAATTCTTATCACTCAGCACATGCCAGCGTCTTTTATGACCCAAATGGCGGGGCATATCACAAAAGCTGGAAAATGGGTTTGTGAATTAGCGAAAGACGGTGAGGAACTGAAAAGTGGCCGTGTTTACTTGGCCCCTGGCGATGTCCATATGACGGTTGCGGGGAATTCGATAAGGAAGAGAATTCGGCTGACCGATGATCCTCCCGTTAATTACTGTCGGCCCGCAGTGGATCCGATGTTTACGAGCCTTGCGAAAGTGTATGGCCCTCGGGTCCTGGGCATAATTTTCACGGGCATGGGACGGGACGGGTTGGCCGGATCGCGTAAAATTGTTGAAGCAGGCGGCACCGTGATTGCGCAGGATGAAGAGTCAAGTATCGTTTGGGGTATGCCAGCCGCAGTTGCTGAAGCAGGGATTTGCAGCAAGGTTGATACACCGGAAGCCTTACTTACGTTTATTTTAAATTTTGCTCGCAAAAATGACGGTTAA
- a CDS encoding [protein-PII] uridylyltransferase — MARVPKKKQIIDRKALVGELEDLVGWSGYTSKTQGQVLAIFKTYLKTGFDEVRRRFEEENISGDEAVRSNSFLIDQLVLSIHDFAIQHVYPMANPTTGEQISVAATGGYGRQEMAPHSDIDLLFLLPYKKTAHSEQIIEFMLYMLWDLGLKVGHATRSVDESIRLARQDLTICTSLLECRWLMGGEQLYRDFKLRFAEEVVAKDQLGFTDAKLEERDKRHASMGDTRYVLEPNIKEGKGGLRDLQTLFWIAKFIYKVDDVSQLVDLGVLTTADAKLFAKAQNFLWTVRCHLHYLVGRPEERLSFDVQNELAGRMSYTDRAGMKGVERFMKYYFLIAKDVGDLTRILCAVLEDQQKKRGFKLPSLSFSRMKIDGFQVDSGRLNVEGAEDFKSDPIKFIRLFYEAQKHDLDIHPQALRWVKQSLKCIDKLLRNDPEANRLFVEILTSQKDPQITLMRMNEAGVLGRFIPDFGRVVAQMQYDMYHVYTVDEHTIRAIGTLYSIEQGKLQIEHPLTSGVIREIQSRRVLYLAVLLHDIAKGRGGSHSEIGAEIALKLCPRMGLNEWETETVSWLVLNHLRMTNTAFKRDLEDPKTISDFADAIQSPERLRLLLVLSVADVRAVGPNVWNAWKAGLLRDLYYRTLEVLTGGAPAEQRASRVARAKERLRDSLSGWTEPEIEAHLARGYDNYWLTFPADSHIHHAELIRQAETKGLNLHIETRVLADSAVTELVIYTADDPGLFSRIAGAIALAGAPIVDAKIMTMSNGMALDTFWIQDVQGGAFESPERLKKLHNRIEEALSGQINIAQELELLRDHAPPKRTRVFKVPPHVLVDNKLSRTHTVIELNGRNRVGLLHDVTAAITALGLQIASAHISTYGVRVVDVFYVKDIFGLKVENKEKHEAIRKSLLVVLSPPIASSGSDAEQNAAAAE; from the coding sequence ATGGCACGGGTTCCAAAAAAGAAACAAATCATTGATCGGAAGGCCTTGGTCGGCGAATTGGAAGATTTGGTCGGCTGGTCGGGGTACACGTCGAAAACTCAAGGCCAGGTTCTGGCGATCTTCAAAACCTATTTGAAGACTGGATTCGATGAAGTCCGCCGTCGCTTCGAAGAAGAGAACATCTCTGGCGACGAAGCTGTGCGGTCAAATTCGTTTTTGATCGACCAATTGGTTCTGAGCATTCACGACTTTGCCATCCAGCACGTTTACCCGATGGCCAATCCAACCACCGGTGAACAAATATCAGTAGCGGCGACAGGCGGCTACGGCCGACAAGAAATGGCACCGCATTCGGATATCGATCTTTTATTCCTGCTGCCCTACAAAAAGACGGCCCATTCCGAACAAATCATCGAATTCATGCTTTATATGCTGTGGGACTTGGGGTTGAAGGTTGGGCATGCGACCCGGTCGGTGGATGAAAGCATCCGCTTGGCTCGCCAAGACCTGACCATTTGTACAAGCCTGCTGGAATGCCGTTGGCTGATGGGCGGCGAACAGCTTTACCGTGACTTCAAACTGCGATTTGCCGAGGAAGTCGTTGCCAAGGATCAACTTGGATTTACCGATGCTAAACTTGAAGAACGTGACAAGCGTCATGCCTCCATGGGGGATACCCGTTATGTGCTGGAGCCTAATATTAAAGAAGGCAAAGGCGGCCTCAGGGATCTACAAACTTTGTTTTGGATCGCCAAGTTTATTTACAAGGTGGACGATGTTAGCCAACTGGTAGACCTGGGTGTTTTAACAACTGCCGATGCCAAACTGTTCGCCAAGGCACAAAATTTTCTGTGGACCGTTCGGTGTCACCTTCATTATTTGGTCGGCCGACCAGAAGAGCGACTGAGCTTCGATGTGCAGAACGAATTGGCGGGCCGCATGTCGTATACAGATCGCGCTGGCATGAAGGGTGTCGAGCGCTTCATGAAATATTATTTTCTCATTGCTAAGGATGTTGGCGACCTGACGCGAATCCTTTGCGCGGTCTTGGAAGATCAGCAAAAAAAACGCGGCTTCAAACTGCCGTCTCTTTCGTTCTCCCGAATGAAAATTGACGGCTTTCAGGTCGATAGCGGGCGCCTGAATGTCGAAGGGGCTGAAGATTTTAAATCCGACCCGATAAAGTTCATCCGACTATTTTATGAAGCCCAGAAGCATGATCTGGATATTCATCCGCAGGCGCTGCGCTGGGTGAAACAAAGTTTGAAATGTATCGACAAATTGTTGCGCAATGATCCGGAAGCAAATCGGCTGTTCGTCGAAATTCTAACATCTCAGAAAGATCCGCAAATTACCCTGATGCGTATGAACGAAGCCGGAGTCCTGGGGCGTTTTATCCCTGACTTCGGGCGGGTCGTCGCGCAGATGCAATATGACATGTATCATGTGTATACCGTTGATGAACATACCATACGCGCCATTGGTACGCTTTACAGTATTGAGCAGGGAAAGTTGCAAATAGAGCACCCTCTGACCAGTGGCGTCATTCGCGAAATCCAGTCTCGACGCGTGCTCTACTTGGCAGTCCTGTTGCACGATATCGCCAAGGGGCGGGGCGGCAGTCATTCGGAAATTGGTGCCGAAATTGCGCTGAAATTATGCCCTCGGATGGGGCTCAATGAATGGGAAACAGAAACCGTATCCTGGCTGGTCCTGAACCATTTACGGATGACGAACACAGCTTTCAAACGTGACCTTGAGGACCCAAAGACGATCAGTGATTTTGCCGATGCGATTCAGTCACCGGAGCGACTTAGGTTGCTGTTGGTGTTATCGGTTGCTGACGTTCGTGCGGTTGGCCCCAATGTGTGGAATGCCTGGAAAGCGGGCCTGTTGCGGGACCTTTATTACCGGACTCTCGAAGTTCTGACGGGTGGCGCTCCGGCTGAACAACGGGCCAGCCGAGTGGCGCGTGCCAAGGAACGTCTGCGTGACTCGCTCAGCGGATGGACCGAACCTGAAATTGAGGCCCATCTGGCGCGCGGATATGATAATTATTGGCTGACATTCCCGGCAGATTCTCACATCCATCATGCGGAACTTATCCGCCAGGCTGAAACGAAGGGTTTAAATCTGCACATTGAAACGCGGGTTCTAGCGGATTCGGCGGTGACTGAATTGGTTATCTATACAGCTGATGATCCCGGATTGTTTTCACGCATTGCCGGTGCCATAGCCTTGGCGGGAGCCCCCATTGTTGATGCTAAAATTATGACAATGTCTAATGGCATGGCCCTGGATACGTTTTGGATTCAAGATGTTCAGGGGGGCGCATTTGAAAGTCCTGAGCGCTTGAAAAAACTTCACAACCGAATTGAAGAGGCGTTGTCAGGGCAGATAAACATTGCCCAGGAACTAGAGCTGCTGCGCGATCATGCACCGCCCAAGCGCACGCGGGTGTTCAAAGTGCCACCCCATGTTTTGGTGGACAATAAACTCAGCCGCACTCACACTGTTATTGAATTAAATGGGCGAAATCGGGTTGGTCTTTTACACGATGTAACCGCCGCAATTACCGCTTTGGGTTTACAAATTGCCAGTGCCCATATTTCCACATACGGCGTTCGGGTCGTTGACGTGTTTTACGTGAAGGATATTTTCGGTTTGAAAGTAGAGAACAAAGAAAAACATGAAGCGATTCGAAAATCTCTTTTAGTCGTTTTGTCGCCCCCAATAGCCTCCTCGGGTAGCGACGCCGAGCAAAACGCTGCTGCGGCAGAATGA